One Paralysiella testudinis genomic window, GCCCCGCTTGGAAAGCATGGCTTTGCCTTTGTGTTTGCCGGATTCCCGTTTTTCGGCACCAATCCCAAATAGGCAGCCATTTGCGAGGCGGAGGTAAAATGTTTGCTATGATAGAGCGCAACCATGCGCAATGAAACCACTTCACCTACACCGGGTATGCTGCGCAGTAAAGCACGGTCTTTTTCAAATCAGGATGCCGGTCAATATGTTGTTCGATTTCCTGTGTGATGGTGCTGATCTGCTGCTTCAAATTGGTCTGCATGGTGCTGATGGACTGGCTGACCGCTTCGGGAACAGCGCTGAATCCGGCTTTCTCCATGCGGTTGTCTTCACGCTGCAGATCGCTTTGCAGCGCATCTAGACGGGCTAGTAGTGCGTTGAGCCGCTTGATGTGGGGTGCAGCAGGCTGCCATTGGCGTACTTTGTGGTGCATGAGGCGGTCAATACCGGCTCTGGCCAGTGACTGGCTATCAGCCTTATCGGTTTTGTGCAAGCTGTCGTATTTGGCATAATGGGCACTGTCGGCAGGATTAAGCAGATAAACGGCGATGCCTTTGTTATGCAGATACTCTGCCAATGCTTCGTGGTAAACGCCGGTGGCTTCCATGAAAATTTTGAGTAGGCTTAAGTCTTCACCGATGTTTTTATACAGCCATTCTGTCAGTTGGTTAAAGCCTTGGAGGTGGTTTGGCAATGCTTTGGTTTTGATTTTACTGCTGCCAATGTCGCGGATAAGAGCACAATCTAATTTGTTTTTGCTGATGTCGATGCCCAATACTTGGAAGTTCATCATAATCTATCCTTATTTATGCAGTGTCTTGCGGGCGCTGCCGCGCACTTGGATACCATTCAGATTGTAGATACCATCTCTCGCATCAAGCCGCAATGGTTATTTTGGCCTGATATTCGCATTGGTGCTTCAACACACCAAAGCAAATCTGTACCAAGCGGCGCATCGCTGCGCCGATGGTCTGCATTTCCGTTTTGTTTCTGGCTTTCAGTCTGCGGTAATGCGCGTTAATATCCGGATTCCACGTTTTTGCAACCACCGCAGCCATATACAACTTAGCTCTTATGACCGAACTGCCCCGCTTGGAAAGCATGGCTTTGCCTTTGTGTTTGCCGGATTCCCGTTTTTTCGGCACCAATCCCAAATAGGCAGCCATTTGCGAGGCGGAGGTAAAATGTTTGCTATGATAGAGCGCAACCATGCGCAATGAAACCACTTCACCTACACCGGGTATGCTGCGCAGTAAAGCACGGTCTTTTTCAAATCAGGATGCCGGTCAATATGTTGTTCGATTTCCTGTGTGATGGTGCTGATCTGCTGCTTCAAATTGGTCTGCATGGTGCTGATGGACTGGCTGACCGCTTCGGGAACAGCGCTGAATCCGGCTTTCTCCATGCGGTTGTCTTCACGCTGCAGATCGCTTTGCAGCGCATCTAGACGGGCTAGTAGTGCGTTGAGCCGCTTGATGTGGGGTGCAGCAGGCTGCCATTGGCGTACTTTGTGGTGCATGAGGCGGTCAATACCGGCTCTGGCCAG contains:
- a CDS encoding IS110 family transposase gives rise to the protein MMNFQVLGIDISKNKLDCALIRDIGSSKIKTKALPNHLQGFNQLTEWLYKNIGEDLSLLKIFMEATGVYHEALAEYLHNKGIAVYLLNPADSAHYAKYDSLHKTDKADSQSLARAGIDRLMHHKVRQWQPAAPHIKRLNALLARLDALQSDLQREDNRMEKAGFSAVPEAVSQSISTMQTNLKQQISTITQEIEQHIDRHPDLKKTVLYCAAYPV
- a CDS encoding transposase, which encodes MVALYHSKHFTSASQMAAYLGLVPKKRESGKHKGKAMLSKRGSSVIRAKLYMAAVVAKTWNPDINAHYRRLKARNKTEMQTIGAAMRRLVQICFGVLKHQCEYQAKITIAA